The Thermothielavioides terrestris NRRL 8126 chromosome 2, complete sequence genome includes a region encoding these proteins:
- a CDS encoding polyketide synthase — translation MTSSESVDASVIDTPVDFARSPRLTGTSSPQQPSTKVAFFGTDFPNDDVLQLLRKLHICTQDRRYPVVTRFIDEVNRAIRDEVRQLPGELRSLMPHFQSVLHLWEDTKLRQGPLGGSVDGTLLCVLQLASFIGHFEEHPESYVFQPGDTILTGLGTGLFAAAAVALAPTVGDLPLPAVQVVRIAFRMGVMVHHVSQNFQPRFLTGSAPPEPWAYVLPDATADEVQRELDAFQKDMPDSSRVYVSAISQTSAECVTVSGPPARLKQLFREADYFRDRRSVSLSVFAGLCHAPHIYSARHVAKVVRTSLLAELEQNPQHIPRLPVISSSTGREFEAASVSQLFEGIVREILTCANQWHKVVQAVVSRVRAQAAPECQFITFHNSVPLHELVSALRSELSGVDVAIEDAMAWVANSTPPSKGPRGPAQAKIAIVGMSCRMPGGATDTEKFWSLLEQGLDVHRTIPPDRFDVETHADPTGKRMNASLTPYGCFIDEPGLFDAPFFNMSPREAQQTDPMQRLALVTAYEALEQAGVVCNRTAATNAHRIGTFYAQASDDYREINTAQEIRNYFISGGCRAFGPGRINYFFKFSGPSYSIDTACSSGLATIQAACTALWNGEVDTAIAGGVNVLTNPDAFAGLSIDHFLSKTPNACKAWDSEADGYCRGDGIASVVMKRLEDAEADNDNILGVILGAATNHSAEAVSLTHPHAGAQAYLFRQVLNSAGVDPLDVSYVEMHGTGTQAGDREEIQSVCQVYAPLTSTKRRRPDQPLVIGTVKANVGHGEAVAGTTALVKVLLMLQKGMIPRHVGIKNSLNPTFPKDLDKRNLHIPYTQQPWSRSPARKRIAAINNFGAAGGNTHVVLEEGPIREPKGVDPRRTHVVTVSAKSKVSLKGNLERLIAYLDAGDVSLPSLSYTTTARRLHHNQRVAVAATDVAQLRKMLSSYLESDSHKTIPATGPPPVAFAFTGQGASHRSMDLDLFRHCPGFRQDIEELDDICQHQGFPSFIPAIDGSHPQDHKHSPVVTQLALVCTEIAVARYWESLGVKADIVVGHSLGEYAALCVAGVLSASDAIFLAGTRATMLEQKCTAGSHKMLAVKASREQIAEVLGKDAQSPAYEIACLNGPKDTVLSGPRDNIDVLCGTLQAAGYKCVSLDVDFAFHSAQTDPILDAFEEVGRTGVVFQSPEVPVISPLLGKVVFDDRTLNANYVRRATREAVDFRGALESALRTSSIDGQTAWIEIGPHPVCVNFVQTTLPSVAAAVPSLRRGEDNYSTLAGSLATLHCAGVEINWDAFHKPFEPALRLLDLPAYAWNEKNYWIPYNGDWALTKGNTFYDAEKALLKAASAKPAPPAGPRTAGVQNIVEEEIQGSTGRVVMQSDLMHPELFAAAWGHKMNNCGVVTSSIHADIAITLGQYLLKKMRPDAADWRANVVDLVVTEGLIANQDTTKPQLIQVSLTIDDSGSGAPTGRLEWHNAGQDGHVSSEEPPFATAALTFGTAAEWLTSWIPYKHLVLGRIQALRELAERGVANKFSSAMAYRLFANSLVDYAPKYRGMQSVVLHGLEAVADVELVADRAGTWTVPPHWIDSVAHLAGFVMNVSDAVDNQAKFCVTPGFRSMRFARDLVAGGRYQSYVHMIPTEADPNVYLGDVYILQNDTIVGLVEAIKFRAYPRMLLNRFFSPRDDPAPVSVAPARPAEPARATIPAPIPTPTPTPAPTPAPAPAPAPAAAPAPGESSNSTAAKALALVARETALDAAELRDEASFANLGVDSLMSLVLAEKFREELGVVMSGSLFLEYPTVGDLRRWLVEYYS, via the exons ATGACGTCCTCCGAATCCGTCGATGCCAGTGTCATCGACACGCCGGTCGACTtcgccaggtcgccgaggctAACGGGCACGTCCAGCCCGCAGCAGCCCAGCACCAAGGTCGCCTTCTTCGGCACCGACTTCCCCAATGACGACGTGCTGCAGCTTCTGCGCAAGCTGCACATCTGCACCCAGGACAGACGGTATCCGGTCGTGACACGATTCATCGACGAAGTCAACCGGGCCATCCGCGATGAGGTTAGGCAGCTTCCGGGAGAGCTGAGGTCGTTGATGCCGCATTTTCAGAGCGTGCTGCACCTCTGGGAAGACACGAAGCTGCGCCAGGGCCCGCTGGGCGGGTCGGTGGATGGGACGCTTCTGTGTGTGCTGCAGCTGGCGTCCTTCATTGG GCACTTTGAGGAACATCCTGAGAGCTATGTCTTCCAGCCCGGGGACACCATTCTCACCGGACTGGGCACAGGCCTGTTCGCAGCCGCGGCAGTCGCCCTCGCGCCGACGGTGGGCGATCTGCCGCTCCCCGCCGTCCAGGTCGTGCGCATCGCCTTCCGCATGGGTGTCATGGTCCATCATGTCTCGCAGAACTTCCAGCCGCGCTTCCTCACCGGATCCGCTCCGCCCGAGCCCTGGGCCTACGTGCTGCCCGACGCCACGGCCGACGAGGTGCAGCGGGAGCTGGACGCGTTCCAGAAGGACATGCCCGACAGCAGCCGGGTGTACGTGAGCGCCATCAGCCAAACCTCGGCCGAGTGCGTCACCGTGAGCGGACCGCCCGCCCGCCTGAAGCAGCTGTTCCGCGAGGCCGACTACTTCCGCGACCGCCGCTCCGTCTCCCTCTCCGTGTTTGCCGGCCTGTGTCACGCGCCGCACATCTACTCGGCCCGCCATGTGGCCAAGGTGGTGCGCACCAGCTTGCTCGCAGAGCTGGAGCAGAATCCCCAGCATATCCCGCGCCTTCCCGTTATCTCGTCGAGCACCGGCCGGGAGTTCGAGGCGGCCTCGGTCTCGCAGCTGTTCGAAGGCATCGTGCGGGAGATTCTCACGTGCGCCAACCAGTGGCACAAGGTGGTCCAGGCGGTCGTCTCGCGGGTCCGCGCCCAAGCGGCCCCTGAATGCCAATTCATCACCTTCCATAACTCCGTTCCCCTTCACGAACTGGTCTCGGCCCTCCGCTCGGAGCTCAGCGGGGTGGACGTGGCCATCGAAGACGCCATGGCATGGGTTGCCAACTCGACCCCGCCGTCGAAGGGGCCGAGGGGACCCGCCCAGGCCAAGATCGCGATCGTCGGTATGTCCTGCAGGATGCCGGGCGGCGCCACCGACACGGAGAAATTCTGGTCGCTCCTGGAGCAAGGCCTCGACGTCCACAGGACGATCCCGCCCGACAGGTTCGACGTGGAGACGCACGCCGACCCGACCGGCAAGCGCATGAACGCTTCGCTGACCCCCTACGGCTGCTTCATCGATGAGCCCGGCCTCTTCGACGCGCCCTTCTTCAACATGTCCCCCCGCGAGGCGCAGCAGACCGATCCCATGCAGCGACTGGCCTTGGTGACGGCCTACGAGgccctcgagcaggccggcgtcgTGTGCAACCGGACGGCCGCCACAAATGCCCACCGCATCGGCACCTTCTACGCCCAGGCCAGCGATGACTACCGCGAGATCAACACCGCGCAGGAGATCCGGAACTACTTCATTTCGGGCGGATGCCGTGCGTTTGGACCGGGGCGCATCAACTACTTCTTCAAGTTCTCCGGCCCCAGCTACAGCATCGATACTGCGTGCTCGTCGGGGTTGGCAACGATTCAG GCCGCTTGCACGGCCCTCTGGAACGGCGAGGTGGACACGGCCATTGCTGGCGGAGTGAACGTCCTGACCAACCCTGACGCGTTCGCCGGGCTCAGCATCGACCACTTCCTTTCCAAAACGCCCAACGCGTGTAAGGCGTGGGACTCGGAGGCCGACGGCTACTGCCGCGGCGATGGCATCGCGTCCGTGGTCATGAAACGGCTCGAAGACGCCGAGGCTGACAACGACAACATCCTCGGCGTGATCCTGGGAGCTGCTACCAACCATtcggccgaggccgtctcCCTCACGCACCCCCACGCCGGTGCCCAGGCCTACCTCTTCCGACAGGTGCTGAacagcgccggcgtcgacccTCTCGACGTGAGCTATGTCGAGATGCACGGCACGGGCAcgcaggccggcgacagGGAAGAAATCCAGTCCGTCTGCCAGGTCTATGCTCCGCTCACGAGCACgaagcggcgccggccggacCAGCCGCTGGTCATCGGGACGGTCAAGGCCAACGTGGGCCACGGAGAGGCCGTCGCCGGGACAACAGCGCTCGTCAAGGTCCTCCTCATGCTCCAGAAGGGCATGATCCCGCGCCACGTGGGCATCAAGAACAGCCTCAACCCGACCTTCCCCAAGGACCTGGACAAGCGGAACCTCCACATCCCCTACACCCAGCAGCCGTGGTCACGCAGCCCCGCCAGGAAGCGCATCGCTGCCATCAACAacttcggcgccgccggcggcaatACTCACGTCGTGCTGGAAGAGGGCCCCATCCGCGAGCCCAAGGGCGTCGACCCTCGCCGCACGCACGTCGTGACCGTGTCCGCGAAGAGCAAGGTGTCGCTCAAGGGGAATCTGGAGCGTCTGATTGCGTACCTGGATGCCGGAGATGTGTCCCTGCCCAGCCTTTCCTACACCACAACGGCTCGGCGCCTTCACCACAACCAGCGCGTGGCCGTCGCAGCGACCGACGTGGCCCAGCTGCGGAAGATGCTCTCGTCGTATCTCGAGAGCGACTCGCACAAAACGATCCCTGCGACGGGCCCGCCCCCGGTGGCGTTTGCCTTCACCGGCCAGGGCGCGTCCCACCGCTCGATGGACCTCGACCTGTTCCGCCACTGCCCCGGATTCCGCCAGGAcatcgaggagctggacgaTATCTGCCAGCATCAGGGGTTCCCGTCGTTCATCCCCGCGATCGACGGAAGCCACCCGCAGGATCACAAACACTCGCCCGTCGTGACCCAGCTGGCCCTCGTCTGCACCGAGATCGCGGTCGCCAGATACTGGGAGTCGCTGGGCGTCAAGGCGGACATCGTCGTGGGGCACAGCCTGGGCGAGTACGCAGCGCTCTGCGTGGCGGGGGTGCTCTCCGCGAGCGACGCCATCTTCCTCGCCGGGACGCGGGCCACCATGCTGGAGCAGAAGTGCACGGCGGGCAGCCACAAGATGCTCGCCGTGAAGGCGTCGCGCGAGCAGATCGCCGAGGTGCTCGGCAAGGATGCCCAGAGCCCGGCCTACGAGATTGCGTGCCTCAACGGGCCCAAGGACACGGTCCTGAGCGGCCCGCGCGACAACATCGACGTCCTCTGCGGCACGCTGCAGGCGGCCGGGTACAAGTGCGTCAGCCTGGACGTCGACTTCGCCTTCCACTCGGCGCAGACCGACCCCATCCTGGACGCCTTCGAAGAGGTCGGCCGGACCGGCGTGGTGTTCCAGTCGCCCGAGGTGCCCGTGATCTCGCCGCTGCTCGGCAAGGTCGTGTTCGACGACAGGACGCTGAACGCGAACTACGTCCGGCGGGCGACGCGCGAGGCCGTCGACTTCCGCGGCGCCCTCGAGAGCGCGCTCAGGACTTCGTCGATCGACGGCCAGACGGCCTGGATCGAGATTGGGCCCCACCCCGTCTGCGTCAACTTCGTCCAGACCACGCTGCCGtccgtggccgccgccgtcccgtCCCTCCGCCGGGGCGAGGACAACTATTCGACCCTGGCCGGCAGCCTCGCGACGCTGCACTGTGCCGGCGTGGAGATCAACTGGGACGCCTTCCACAAGCCCTTCGAGCCGGCGCTCCGGCTCCTGGACCTGCCGGCGTACGCCTGGAACGAGAAGAACTATTGGATTCCGTACAACGGCGACTGGGCCCTGACCAAGGGCAACACGTTCTACGACGCGGAAAAGGCGCTGCTCaaggcggcgtcggccaaGCCGGCGCCTCCCGCTGGCCCGAGGACGGCGGGCGTGCAGAATATCGTCGAGGAGGAAATCCAGGGGTCGACCGGTCGCGTGGTCATGCAGTCCGACCTCATGCACCCCGAGCTCTTTGCTGCGGCATGGGGCCACAAGATGAACAACTGTGGCGTGGTGACATCG TCCATCCATGCCGACATTGCGATCACCCTTGGGCAATACCTGCTCAAGAAGATGCGACCCGACGCGGCGGACTGGCGGGCCAATGTCGTCGATCTGGTCGTCACCGAGGGGCTGATTGCCAACCAAGACACGACCAAGCCCCAGCTCATCCAGGTCTCGCTCACGATCGACGACAGCGGCTCGGGCGCCCCAACCGGCCGCCTGGAGTGGCACAACGCCGGGCAGGACGGGCACGTCAGCAGCGAGGAGCCCCCCTTCGCCACGGCCGCGCTCACGTTCGGCACCGCGGCCGAGTGGCTCACCTCGTGGATCCCCTACAAGCACCTGGTGCTGGGCCGCATCCAGGCGCTGCgggagctcgccgagcgcggcgtggCCAACAAGTTCTCGAGCGCCATGGCATACCGGCTCTTCGCGAACAGCCTGGTCGACTACGCGCCCAAGTACCGCGGCATGCAGTCGGTGGTGCTGCACGGGCTCGAGGCGGTGGCCGACGTCGAGCTGGTGGCCGACCGGGCGGGCACCTGGACGGTGCCGCCGCACTGGATCGACAGCGTGGCCCACCTGGCGGGCTTCGTCATGAACGTGTCGGACGCGGTCGACAACCAGGCCAAGTTCTGCGTCACGCCGGGCTTCCGCTCGATGCGCTTCGCCAGggacctcgtcgccggcggcaggtaCCAGTCCTACGTCCACATGATCCCCACCGAGGCCGACCCCAACGTCTACCTCGGCGACGTCTACATCCTGCAGAACGACACCATCGTCGGCCTGGTCGAGGCCATCAAGTTCCGCGCGTACCCGCGCATGCTGCTGAACCGCTTCTTCTCGCCGCGCGAC GACCCAGCTCCCGTGTCAGTAGCCCCAGCGCGTCCCGCGGAGCCCGCTCGCGCAACCATCCCAGCACCCATTCCCACTCCCACTCCTACCCCGGCACCCACTCCCGCCCCGGCACCTGCCCcagcccccgccgccgcaccggCCCCCGGGGAAAGCAGCAACAGCACAGCAGCCAAGGCGCTAGCACTGGTAGCGCGCGAGACGGCGCTGGACGCGGCggagctgcgcgacgaggcCAGCTTCGCCAACCTGGGCGTGGACAGCCTGATGAGcctggtgctggcggagaagttccgcgaggagctcggcgtGGTCATGAGCGGCAGCCTGTTCCTCGAGTACCCCACCGTCGGGGACCTGCGGCGGTGGTTGGTGGAGTACTACAGCTGA